Proteins from a single region of bacterium:
- the hflX gene encoding GTPase HflX, with the protein MYETQTRGRERALLVGFTTDGHSRVAVEDSLQELALLADTAGADIVETIIHSRPKIDPAFFIGRGKAEFIATLVAEQDIDVVIFDDDLSPGQAKNLEELFEKKVIDRSGLILDIFARRARTREARTQVELAQLEYLLPRLTRMWSHFSRQVGGIGLRGPGETQLEVDRRIVRQRIAHLSRELKKIDRQRAVRRQHRDGVFKAALVGYTNAGKSTLLNALTEAEVFVEDRLFATLDSTVRALRWPQNGYQKEVGPVVLIDTVGFIRKLPHHLVASFKTTLDELREASLLLHVIDVTHPQVEQQIATVRSVLTEMQLHEYPVLHVFNKVDLLPEDGLLQRLQQEYAPAIFVSAQRKMFLGDLQRWINDFAAAGAVEFEAELPLSEPAKLARVHEMANVLERRFEADKVILKLRARQAAAAQIRQMLSNHANGVAA; encoded by the coding sequence ATGTATGAAACCCAGACCCGTGGGCGCGAGCGCGCGCTGTTGGTGGGATTTACCACGGATGGCCATTCCCGCGTCGCCGTCGAGGATTCTTTGCAGGAATTGGCGCTGCTGGCTGACACTGCCGGCGCCGATATTGTCGAAACCATTATTCACTCCCGCCCCAAGATCGACCCAGCCTTTTTTATCGGCCGCGGCAAAGCCGAATTCATCGCCACTCTGGTCGCCGAGCAGGACATTGACGTCGTCATTTTTGATGACGATCTCTCTCCGGGCCAGGCGAAAAATCTCGAAGAGCTTTTCGAAAAGAAGGTCATCGACCGCAGCGGCTTGATTCTAGACATCTTTGCGCGCCGGGCGCGCACCCGCGAGGCGCGCACCCAGGTCGAGTTGGCGCAGTTGGAGTATCTGCTGCCGCGCTTGACGCGCATGTGGAGCCATTTCTCCCGGCAGGTTGGCGGTATCGGTCTGCGCGGGCCGGGTGAAACCCAGCTCGAAGTCGACCGCCGCATTGTGCGCCAGCGCATCGCTCATCTCTCCCGCGAGTTGAAAAAGATCGACCGGCAGCGCGCCGTGCGCCGCCAGCACCGCGACGGCGTGTTCAAAGCCGCGCTGGTGGGTTACACCAACGCCGGCAAATCGACGCTGTTGAATGCCCTCACCGAAGCCGAGGTGTTCGTCGAGGATCGTTTGTTCGCCACGCTCGACTCGACGGTGCGCGCGCTGCGCTGGCCGCAAAATGGCTATCAAAAAGAGGTGGGCCCGGTGGTGCTCATTGACACGGTGGGCTTCATCCGCAAACTGCCGCATCATCTCGTGGCCTCGTTCAAAACCACTCTCGATGAGTTGCGCGAGGCCTCGCTGCTGCTGCATGTTATCGATGTCACGCATCCGCAGGTCGAACAACAAATCGCCACGGTGCGGAGCGTGCTCACGGAGATGCAGCTTCATGAATACCCGGTGCTGCACGTTTTCAACAAAGTCGATCTGTTGCCGGAAGACGGGCTGCTGCAGCGCCTGCAGCAGGAATATGCGCCGGCGATCTTTGTCTCGGCGCAACGCAAAATGTTCCTGGGGGATTTGCAGCGCTGGATCAATGATTTCGCCGCTGCCGGCGCGGTGGAATTCGAGGCCGAGCTGCCGCTCTCCGAACCGGCCAAGCTCGCGCGCGTGCACGAGATGGCCAACGTGCTGGAACGCCGCTTTGAAGCGGACAAGGTCATTCTCAAGTTGCGCGCCCGGCAGGCGGCCGCGGCACAGATTCGGCAGATGCTGTCGAATCATGCCAACGGCGTCGCTGCGTAG
- a CDS encoding BatA and WFA domain-containing protein — protein MFGFLNSALLWAMAAVALPLLIHLLTKRKLKVVAISTLAFLKRLERENIRRLKLKQLLLLLLRMLIVALLVLAFARPTLRQNSAALAQRARTTAVLIVDNSLSMAAAPEGVSFLAAARRQVQEMADLFATGDEIYLITAAKPAALLPGGPLVEAERLREAAQSLPQTWAETDLAGAFALGRGLLEKSRNVNREIYLFSDGRAAQLPELPALPGVRAYFVRYDRPLANNLTLSGATLRNQIFERGKSFEVTATLANHGAHDVQSQLLHLYLNDKRVAQQSVEVPAGTQRAVTFRAVPDTTGFLRGRLALEDDDSPADNAQFFTFYIPPHRRLLAVSERPADLVFLRAALQSHAAATPAATQSWKEITTRELAAERLQDYDGIVLANVSRFADGVAERLISFMNSGGGVIVLLGSDVDLRHYNEALLSRLELGAFGETIGNIAQPENFMQLGRIDFSHPLFDGVFESSDDKPRLDSPRFRFAVQLRLQAGTNAIIDYANQQPFLVERQVGSGRLLLFTSGVEEGWSDFSFKGIFAPLLYRSVVYLAQSRDNLQAAATIGTELTSVLRQPAEELVVELPTGELLKTPVQVAGQNYRVRVTETAEPGFYQLRDRGEVVHTWAVNFNAAELSTAPLAESALAAAAGVSTLALLSGEGNVREQILSARYGSELWQIFLIAALLAMIVEMLLYRSSVTAGTASQHSPAGVPQEKAGVI, from the coding sequence CAAGCGCCTCGAACGGGAGAATATCCGCCGGCTCAAGCTGAAGCAATTGCTGTTGCTGCTGCTGCGCATGTTGATCGTGGCGCTGCTGGTGCTCGCTTTTGCCCGGCCGACCTTGCGGCAAAACAGCGCGGCACTGGCGCAACGCGCCCGCACCACCGCGGTGCTCATCGTCGACAACTCGCTGAGCATGGCGGCCGCGCCGGAAGGTGTCTCGTTTCTCGCTGCGGCGCGCCGCCAGGTGCAGGAAATGGCGGATCTTTTTGCCACCGGTGATGAGATTTACCTGATCACCGCGGCCAAGCCGGCTGCGCTCCTGCCCGGCGGCCCGTTGGTGGAAGCCGAGCGCTTGCGTGAAGCGGCGCAATCGTTGCCGCAAACCTGGGCGGAAACCGATCTTGCCGGCGCCTTCGCCCTCGGCCGCGGGCTGCTGGAGAAATCGCGCAACGTCAATCGTGAAATTTATCTGTTCAGCGATGGCCGCGCCGCACAATTGCCGGAGCTGCCCGCGCTGCCGGGCGTGCGCGCATACTTCGTGCGCTACGACCGGCCGCTGGCCAACAATCTGACGCTCAGCGGCGCGACGCTGCGCAACCAGATTTTCGAGCGCGGCAAAAGCTTCGAAGTCACCGCCACGCTGGCCAACCACGGCGCCCATGACGTGCAGAGCCAATTGCTGCATCTCTATCTCAACGACAAACGCGTGGCGCAGCAAAGCGTGGAGGTACCCGCCGGCACGCAGCGCGCGGTGACGTTTCGCGCCGTGCCTGACACCACCGGCTTCCTGCGCGGCCGGCTGGCGCTGGAAGACGACGATTCGCCCGCCGACAATGCGCAGTTCTTCACGTTTTATATTCCGCCGCATCGGCGCCTGCTGGCGGTGAGTGAGCGGCCCGCTGATCTCGTATTCCTGCGCGCCGCCCTGCAATCGCATGCCGCCGCCACGCCGGCCGCCACCCAAAGCTGGAAGGAGATCACCACCAGAGAGTTGGCGGCAGAGCGCCTGCAGGATTACGACGGCATCGTGCTTGCTAATGTCAGCCGCTTTGCCGACGGCGTGGCCGAGCGTTTGATCAGCTTCATGAACAGCGGCGGCGGTGTGATCGTTTTGCTGGGCAGCGACGTCGATTTGCGGCACTACAATGAAGCCCTCTTGTCGCGCCTCGAACTCGGCGCATTCGGCGAAACCATCGGCAATATTGCCCAGCCGGAAAACTTCATGCAACTGGGTCGCATTGATTTCTCCCACCCGCTCTTCGACGGCGTGTTTGAGAGCAGCGACGACAAACCTCGGCTGGATTCCCCCAGGTTTCGCTTTGCCGTGCAATTGCGTTTGCAGGCCGGCACGAACGCGATCATCGACTATGCGAACCAGCAACCGTTTTTGGTCGAGCGCCAGGTGGGCAGCGGCCGCTTGCTGTTGTTCACTTCCGGGGTGGAAGAGGGCTGGTCGGATTTTTCCTTCAAGGGCATTTTTGCGCCGTTGCTGTACCGCAGCGTGGTATATCTTGCGCAAAGCCGCGACAATCTGCAGGCAGCGGCCACGATCGGCACTGAGTTGACCAGCGTGCTGCGCCAGCCCGCGGAGGAATTGGTGGTGGAGTTGCCCACCGGCGAGTTGCTGAAAACGCCGGTGCAGGTGGCGGGGCAGAATTATCGAGTGCGAGTGACGGAAACGGCGGAGCCGGGCTTTTATCAGTTGCGCGATCGCGGCGAGGTGGTGCACACCTGGGCAGTCAACTTCAATGCCGCGGAATTGAGCACGGCGCCCCTTGCTGAAAGCGCGCTGGCAGCCGCGGCCGGGGTATCCACGCTCGCACTCTTGTCCGGCGAAGGCAATGTGCGAGAGCAAATCCTATCCGCGCGTTACGGCTCCGAATTGTGGCAGATTTTCCTGATCGCCGCCCTCCTCGCGATGATCGTCGAGATGCTGCTTTATCGCAGCAGCGTGACCGCCGGCACTGCGAGCCAACACTCTCCCGCCGGAGTGCCGCAGGAGAAGGCGGGAGTGATCTGA